In Bacillus cereus ATCC 14579, a single window of DNA contains:
- a CDS encoding bromoperoxidase, which yields MAKITVGTENQAPIEIYYEDHGTGKPVVLIHGWPLSGRSWEYQVPALVEAGYRVITYDRRGFGQSSQPWEGYEYDTFTSDVHQLLEHLELQNVTLVGFSMGGGEVSRYISTYGTDRIEKAVFAGAVPPYLYKSQNHPEGALDDATIEAFKSGVINDRLAFLDEFTKGFFAAGNRTDLVSEPFRLYNWDIAASASPKGTLDCITAFSKTDFRKDLEKFNIPTLIIHGDSDATVPYEYSGKLTHEAIPNSKVALIKGGPHGLHATHAKEFNEALLLFLND from the coding sequence ATGGCTAAAATTACTGTGGGAACCGAAAATCAAGCACCAATTGAGATATATTATGAGGATCATGGCACAGGAAAACCAGTTGTACTCATTCATGGTTGGCCGTTAAGTGGTCGATCTTGGGAATACCAAGTTCCCGCTCTTGTTGAGGCTGGATACAGAGTTATAACATATGATCGTCGAGGATTTGGACAATCATCTCAGCCGTGGGAAGGGTATGAATATGATACCTTTACTTCTGATGTACATCAACTATTAGAACATTTAGAGCTTCAAAATGTCACACTTGTTGGTTTTTCTATGGGTGGAGGCGAAGTATCCCGGTATATTAGTACGTATGGAACAGATCGTATTGAAAAGGCTGTTTTTGCTGGAGCAGTACCTCCATATTTATACAAATCACAGAATCATCCTGAAGGGGCATTAGATGATGCAACAATTGAAGCATTCAAAAGTGGTGTGATAAATGACCGCCTTGCATTTCTTGATGAATTTACTAAGGGATTTTTCGCGGCTGGTAATCGAACAGATTTAGTTAGTGAGCCATTCCGTTTATATAATTGGGATATTGCAGCCAGTGCATCACCTAAAGGAACACTTGATTGTATTACCGCCTTTAGTAAGACAGATTTTAGAAAAGACTTGGAGAAGTTTAATATACCTACTCTTATTATTCACGGTGATTCTGATGCAACTGTACCATATGAATATAGTGGGAAATTAACACATGAAGCAATTCCTAATTCTAAAGTGGCCTTAATAAAGGGTGGTCCACATGGGCTACATGCAACGCATGCTAAAGAATTTAATGAAGCACTCCTATTATTTTTAAATGACTGA